One window from the genome of Sebastes umbrosus isolate fSebUmb1 chromosome 12, fSebUmb1.pri, whole genome shotgun sequence encodes:
- the LOC119499030 gene encoding transmembrane protein 275 has product MVITDRNTGTPVPKKESQKKTRRTSRPHGLPSPALCCACGLCIMLAGLNITLVGAFAFSTLVPSANPPIIIGPILLLVAFSFFGACCVCSRLPPPHSSRRSKVGGRGAGLMGHGGLAGGAAFEIETSEHTLQDTTAVQLSPTSSRGSSQVSSPEKEAPDAALPGPCKLFTMETNGPSSVSATAVYSASMAAEGEVRLNLPREEVVA; this is encoded by the coding sequence ATGGTCATCACTGATAGAAACACCGGCACCCCTGTACCTAAAAAGGAGTCCCagaagaagacgaggaggacGTCTCGCCCTCATGGCCTGCCCTCTCCGGCGCTCTGCTGTGCCTGTGGCCTATGCATCATGCTGGCTGGACTCAACATCACCCTGGTGGGAGCATTCGCCTTCAGCACGCTGGTGCCTTCAGCCAACCCCCCGATCATCATCGGACCCATCCTGCTGCTGGTGGCCTTCTCCTTTTTCGGGGCCTGTTGCGTGTGCAGCCGCCTCCCCCCTCCGCACAGCTCACGGAGGTCAAAGGTGGGCGGCAGGGGTGCGGGGCTGATGGGACATGGCGGGCTGGCCGGCGGGGCGGCGTTTGAAATAGAGACCAGCGAGCACACGCTGCAGGATACTACAGCTGTGCAGCTCAGCCCCACGTCCTCCCGCGGGTCATCCCAGGTGTCCAGCCCAGAAAAGGAGGCTCCCGACGCGGCCCTACCAGGACCCTGCAAGCTCTTCACCATGGAGACCAACGGCCCTTCTTCTGTTTCCGCCACCGCCGTCTACTCAGCCTCCATGGCAGCAGAAGGCGAGGTGAGGCTCAACCTGCCACGTGAAGAAGTGGTCGCCTAG
- the kncn gene encoding kinocilin — MNPVSIGEYHGLRVGSSLLSIVAGCIIIGVSRECDADAVGGIFLGAGGLGLLISIYPFIKAWLNINHILPSFGNFRVHPTTVNPAPDQPVETVRREGTQSQLNLERSKSRMGTFVEGGPTAEPNPEEGTSSDMPDVLSRRKLKQPPSDQDLP, encoded by the exons ATGAACCCCGTCAGCATCGGGGAGTACCATGGCCTACGGGTGGGATCTTCCCTGCTCAGCATTGTGGCGGGTTGCATCATCATTGGGGTGTCCAGGGAGTGTGACGCTGATGCTGTAGGAGGGATCTTTCTGGGAGCGGGAGGCCTCG GTCTCCTCATATCGATCTACCCCTTCATAAAAGCCTGGTTGAACATCAACCATATTCTTCCATCCTTTG GAAACTTCAGAGTGCACCCCACAACTGTCAATCCGGCTCCTGATCAACCTGTAGAGACAGTAAGAAGAGAAG GGACTCAGAGTCAACTAAATCTGGAGCGCTCCAAGAGTCGAATGGGAACCTTTGTGGAGGGCGGACCGACGGCTGAGCCCAACCCAGAAGAAGG GACATCTTCAGACATGCCAGACGTCTTATCTAGACGGAAACTTAAGCAGCCACCTTCTGATCAAGACCTGCcatga